In one window of Alphaproteobacteria bacterium DNA:
- a CDS encoding COX15/CtaA family protein produces the protein MAFFISTNLSDLSVMHASLRRQLAIWLFLTAGFVFIMIVVGGLTRLTESGLSIVEWKPVSGTLPPLSSEAWQEEFSAYQTSPQYQKINHGMTLEEFKGIFWLEYWHRVGGRLIGIIFLLPMLYFMLRHRLPPWVKWRVTGIFALGGLQGAIGWYMVKSGLVDMPHVSPYRLSLHLGVAFLIMAACIWVAREILDNRAETSCVASPKAASALAALVCGFTFIQVVLGALVAGLDAGLTFNTFPLMDGRFVPKDVYMLEPLWRNHFENIAMVQFQHRIGAYILTALIGFFVFIAWRSANNTRMKVQLVLMVALLLLQIVLGISTLLLVVPIVLASKHQAVAAILFALTVWVWYDFNRLTKQAKKDGKPVAAGMEAKWQTAATKN, from the coding sequence GTGGCCTTTTTTATTTCCACAAATTTATCAGATTTATCCGTTATGCACGCGTCTTTACGCCGACAATTGGCTATCTGGCTGTTTTTGACAGCGGGATTTGTGTTTATCATGATTGTGGTGGGCGGACTTACGCGGCTTACCGAGTCTGGGCTTTCAATTGTAGAATGGAAGCCCGTTAGCGGCACGCTGCCGCCACTGTCCTCTGAAGCATGGCAAGAGGAGTTCTCGGCCTATCAGACCAGCCCCCAATATCAAAAAATTAACCACGGTATGACACTGGAGGAGTTTAAGGGAATTTTCTGGCTGGAATATTGGCATAGGGTAGGAGGGCGTTTGATAGGCATAATCTTTTTACTGCCTATGTTGTATTTTATGCTTCGCCACCGCTTGCCGCCGTGGGTAAAGTGGCGCGTAACGGGTATTTTTGCGCTGGGTGGGCTGCAAGGTGCCATTGGTTGGTACATGGTTAAAAGCGGATTGGTGGATATGCCTCACGTCAGCCCTTATCGCCTTTCTTTACATTTGGGCGTGGCGTTTTTAATTATGGCAGCTTGTATTTGGGTGGCGCGGGAAATTCTGGATAATCGCGCTGAAACTTCATGCGTGGCTTCGCCTAAAGCTGCATCGGCTCTGGCAGCGCTGGTATGCGGATTTACTTTTATTCAGGTGGTGCTGGGTGCATTGGTTGCAGGTCTGGATGCAGGGCTAACCTTTAACACCTTTCCTTTGATGGATGGCCGGTTTGTCCCGAAAGATGTGTATATGCTGGAGCCACTATGGCGTAATCATTTTGAAAATATTGCAATGGTGCAGTTTCAGCATCGTATAGGAGCGTATATTTTAACGGCGCTGATTGGTTTTTTTGTATTTATCGCATGGCGAAGTGCAAACAATACTAGAATGAAAGTGCAGCTTGTGCTAATGGTAGCGCTCTTGCTGCTGCAAATTGTGCTTGGCATAAGCACCTTGTTACTGGTTGTGCCAATAGTACTCGCCTCTAAACATCAGGCGGTGGCAGCTATACTTTTCGCCCTGACTGTATGGGTGTGGTATGACTTTAATCGCTTGACCAAGCAGGCGAAAAAAGATGGGAAGCCAGTTGCCGCTGGCATGGAAGCAAAATGGCAAACTGCTGCAACAAAAAATTGA
- the hemA gene encoding 5-aminolevulinate synthase, whose amino-acid sequence MKYDYEAQFQTAINALKREGRYRVFMDLTRHAGNFPNATDERNGEDITIWCSNDYLGMGQHAKVLDAMHSTIARMGSGAGGTRNISGNHHSVVQLEKTLAQLHHKQAALVFTSGYVANEASLSTLGKTLPNCVIFSDECNHASMIHGIRNSGAEKHVFRHNDVAHLESLLQKTDPSRPKIIAFESVYSMDGDIGHIEKFCDLADKYGAMTYLDEVHAVGMYGEHGAGIAERDGLMDRVTLIQGTLGKAFGLMGGYITGSERMIDMIRSYAPGFIFTTAMPPALAAGAQASIEHLMHSNAEREGQRRAVAEVKTRLRDAGIPMLETETHIVPVMIGDPVLCKQASDMLREHYNIYVQPINFPTVPRGTERLRITPSPLHSAEQIDQLVNALIGIFAELRLERIAA is encoded by the coding sequence ATGAAATATGATTACGAAGCGCAGTTTCAGACCGCTATTAATGCACTGAAAAGAGAAGGCCGCTACCGTGTATTTATGGATCTAACCCGCCATGCGGGAAATTTCCCTAATGCCACCGATGAGCGTAACGGCGAAGATATTACCATTTGGTGCAGCAATGATTATTTAGGCATGGGGCAACACGCCAAAGTGTTGGATGCAATGCATAGCACTATCGCCCGCATGGGCAGTGGCGCAGGTGGAACACGCAATATTTCCGGCAATCACCATAGCGTGGTGCAGCTTGAAAAGACACTGGCGCAGTTGCATCATAAGCAAGCAGCGCTGGTATTTACCAGTGGCTATGTAGCGAATGAAGCTTCCTTGAGCACACTTGGAAAAACCTTGCCAAACTGCGTTATTTTTTCCGATGAATGTAATCACGCCTCTATGATTCACGGCATCCGTAATAGCGGTGCAGAAAAGCATGTGTTCCGCCATAATGACGTTGCGCATCTGGAATCACTGCTGCAAAAAACCGACCCTTCGCGACCAAAAATTATTGCCTTCGAGTCGGTGTATTCCATGGATGGGGATATTGGGCATATCGAGAAATTTTGTGATCTGGCTGATAAATACGGAGCCATGACCTATCTGGATGAAGTGCATGCGGTGGGCATGTATGGCGAGCATGGTGCAGGTATCGCCGAGCGCGATGGGCTGATGGATCGTGTTACGCTCATTCAGGGAACTTTGGGCAAGGCGTTTGGGTTGATGGGAGGGTACATCACCGGCTCTGAGCGCATGATCGACATGATCCGTTCTTACGCGCCCGGATTTATATTTACCACAGCAATGCCCCCAGCGCTGGCGGCAGGTGCGCAAGCCAGTATCGAACATTTGATGCATAGCAATGCCGAACGTGAAGGGCAGCGCCGCGCCGTGGCAGAAGTCAAGACACGTTTGCGCGATGCTGGTATTCCGATGCTGGAAACCGAAACCCATATTGTGCCTGTGATGATTGGCGATCCGGTATTATGCAAACAGGCTTCGGATATGTTGCGCGAGCATTATAATATCTATGTGCAACCGATTAATTTCCCTACTGTGCCCCGTGGTACAGAGCGGTTGCGCATTACGCCGTCACCTTTGCACAGCGCCGAACAAATCGATCAGTTGGTGAATGCGCTAATTGGGATTTTTGCCGAATTGCGGCTGGAGCGCATTGCGGCCTAG